The proteins below come from a single Drosophila suzukii chromosome X, CBGP_Dsuzu_IsoJpt1.0, whole genome shotgun sequence genomic window:
- the kek5 gene encoding uncharacterized protein kek5 encodes MMITRTEANGRLGILLLGAAMFLLLLPLVTATSDWMQSCGPCHCHWNSGKKSADCKNKALTKIPLDMSNEMQVLDFAHNQIPELRREEFLLAGLPNVHKVYLRNCTIQEVHREAFKGLHILIELDMSGNRIRELHPGTFAGLEKLRNVIINNNEIEVLPNHLFVNLSYLSRIEFRNNRLRQVQLHVFAGTVALSAISLEQNRLAHLHKETFKDLQKLMHLSLQGNAWNCSCELQDFRDFAIQKRLYTPPTDCQEPPQLRGKLWSEVPSENFACRPRILGSVRSFVEANHDNISLPCRIVGSPRPNVTWVYNKRPLQQYDPRVRVLTSVEQLPEQPAQVLTSELRIVGVRASDKGAYTCVADNRGGRAEAEFQLLVSGDYAGAVSASDGHGMGGMGAIGAPTIDPQTNVFLIICLITTTLLLLLIVVVLALFWYCRRIKTYQKDTTMMSGDGLISSKLDKTHNGSMLEGSVIMEMQKSLLNEVNPVEKPPRRTDIESVDGGDDVLEIKKTLLDETVYVANHSRDEEAHSVALSDTTIPPRSRHTYVDDAYANSLPPDLLAFPARVPPTSPSMQSSQSNIPDQVIYGIRSPPSLTSPVYTHMTPHGIYGTKTLAAPHNGFMTLQHPKSRNLALIATANSSRQHQHQHLLQQQQQQQQHQQQPHPLATTSPFLPAPVVYSPATGVVMKQGYMTIPRKPRAPSWAPSTSGAAGHGTIQLSEFQSPTSPNPSETGTATTAELQAEPVYDNLGLRTTAGGNSTLNLTKIAGSGSASGTGSGSQGGQQYSMRDRPLPATPSLTSVSSATNASKIYEPIHELIQQQQHLQQQQQQRLSSLDTEPLYGVRHQGITIMPGSSISGAGLGHAAYISPVPAAAAAAVSPSHAGSSSGDSPKAAKIPPRPPPKPKKKVMSVTTTRSGQGSTSQLFDDEGEDGTEV; translated from the exons ATGATGATAACCAGAACGGAGGCGAATGGACGACTGGGCATCCTGCTCCTAGGGGCAGCGATGTTTCTCCTTCTACTGCCCCTGGTAACGGCCACGTCCGACTGGAtgcagagctgcggcccctgCCACTGCCACTGGAACTCGGGCAAGAAGAGCGCAGACTGCAAGAACAAGGCGCTTACGAAGATACCGCTGGACATGAGCAACGAGATGCAGGTGCTGGACTTTGCCCACAACCAAATACCCGAGCTGAGGCGCGAGGAGTTCCTCCTCGCCGGCCTGCCGAATGTGCACAAGGTGTATCTGCGCAACTGCACCATCCAGGAGGTGCATCGTGAGGCCTTCAAGGGCCTGCACATCCTCATCGAGCTGGACATGTCGGGCAACCGGATACGGGAACTGCATCCGGGCACGTTTGCCGGCCTGGAGAAGCTGCGCAACGTGATCATCAACAACAACGAGATCGAGGTGCTGCCCAATCATCTGTTTGTCAACCTGAGCTACCTGTCGCGCATCGAGTTCCGGAACAATCGACTGCGGCAGGTGCAACTCCATGTCTTTGCCGGCACGGTGGCGCTGAGCGCCATCTCGCTGGAGCAGAATCGACTGGCCCATCTGCACAAGGAGACGTTCAAGGATCTGCAGAAGCTGATGCATCTATCGCTGCAGGGCAATGCCTGGAACTGCAGCTGCGAGCTGCAGGACTTCCGGGACTTTGCCATCCAGAAGCGTCTGTATACGCCGCCCACCGATTGCCAGGAGCCGCCCCAGTTGCGCGGCAAGCTGTGGAGCGAGGTGCCATCGGAGAACTTCGCCTGCCGGCCCCGCATCCTAGGATCAGTTCGTTCCTTTGTAGAGGCGAATCATGATAACATCTCGCTGCCCTGCCGCATTGTCGGCAGTCCGCGTCCGAATGTCACCTGGGTGTACAACAAACGGCCACTGCAGCAGTACGATCCGCGGGTGCGCGTCCTCACCTCCGTCGAGCAGCTGCCGGAACAACCCGCCCAGGTGCTGACCTCGGAGCTGCGTATCGTGGGCGTGAGAGCCTCGGACAAGGGAGCCTACACCTGTGTGGCAGACAATCGCGGCGGACGGGCGGAGGCCGAGTTCCAGCTGCTTGTGAGCGGTGACTATGCCGGCGCCGTGTCCGCCTCCGATGGTCACGGCATGGGCGGGATGGGGGCCATTGGAGCGCCCACCATTGATCCGCAGACGAATGTCTTCCTCATCATCTGCCTGATCACCACCActctgctgctcctgctgatCGTGGTGGTGCTGGCGCTCTTCTGGTACTGCCGCAGGATCAAGACCTACCAGAAGGACACCACCATGATGAGCGGCGACGGGCTGATCTCCTCCAAGCTGGACAAGACGCACAACGGCTCCATGCTCGAGGGCTCCGTCATCATGGAGATGCAGAAAAGCCTGCTCAACGAGGTGAATCCCGTCGAGAAGCCGCCTCGGCGCACGGACATCGAGAGTGTTGATGGTGGCGACGATGTCCTCGAGATCAAGAAGACACTGCTCGACGAGACAGTCTATG TGGCCAACCACTCACGTGACGAAGAAGCCCACTCGGTGGCTCTGTCGGACACGACGATCCCGCCCCGATCCCGCCACACCTACGTGGACGACGCCTACGCCAACAGCTTGCCGCCGGACCTGCTGGCCTTCCCCGCCCGCGTGCCGCCCACCTCGCCCTCGATGCAGTCCTCGCAGTCGAACATCCCCGACCAGGTCATCTACGGCATCCGATCGCCTCCCTCGCTGACGAGTCCGGTCTACACGCATATGACGCCGCACGGCATTTACGGCACCAAGACGCTGGCCGCTCCGCACAACGGCTTCATGACGCTGCAGCATCCCAAGTCCCGCAACCTGGCCCTAATTGCCACTGCCAACAGCAGTCGCCAGCACCAGCATCAGCACctcctgcagcagcagcagcaacagcagcagcatcagcagcagccgcaTCCTCTGGCCACCACCTCGCCCTTCCTGCCCGCCCCCGTCGTTTACTCGCCGGCTACGGGTGTGGTCATGAAACAGGGCTACATGACCATTCCCCGCAAGCCGCGTGCCCCCAGCTGGGCGCCCAGCACGTCCGGTGCCGCTGGCCACGGAACCATCCAGCTGAGCGAGTTCCAGAGCCCCACCTCGCCAAATCCCAGCGAGACGGGTACCGCCACCACCGCCGAACTGCAGGCGGAACCAGTCTATGACAATTTGGGACTGCGCACCACCGCCGGCGGCAACTCCACCCTGAATCTGACCAAGATTGCCGGCTCTGGCTCTGCCTCCGGCACCGGATCCGGCTCCCAGGGCGGTCAGCAGTACTCGATGCGGGATCGTCCGCTACCGGCTACGCCCAGCCTGACGTCCGTGTCGTCGGCGACCAATGCCAGCAAGATTTACGAGCCCATTCACGAGCTgatccagcagcagcagcatttgcaacagcagcaacagcaacggcTAAGCTCCTTGGACACGGAGCCGCTGTACGGGGTCAGGCACCAGGGGATTACGATAATGCCCGGATCGAGTATCAGCGGAGCCGGACTGGGCCATGCCGCGTATATATCGCCCGTtccggcggcggcggcagctgCCGTATCGCCAAGCCATgccggcagcagcagcggcgaCTCACCGAAGGCTGCCAAGATCCCACCGCGACCACCACCGAAGCCCAAGAAGAAGGTTATGTCCGTGACGACGACGCGTAGTGGCCAGGGCAGCACCAGCCAGCTGTTCGACGACGAGGGCGAGGATGGCACCGAAGTCTAG